aataattttccccCCATTAATGTGGTGAGCggggaagaaagggggaaaCGAGGAGAAGCCCGGATTTTGGACAAAATCGGGAAGAAAAACCTGGATTTTGAACAAAACGGGGAAGATAAGCCCAGAATTTGAACAAAACTGGGAAAAGAAGCGCGGATTTTGAACAAAACCAGGAAGATATGCccaaaatatgaagaaaactgtGAAGATAAGCCTGGATTTCAAACAAAACCGTGAAAATAAACCTGGATTTTGAACAAAATTGGGATGGAAAGCCCAGAATTTGATcaaaaccatgaaaataaacctggatttcaaacaaaaccacaaagataAGCTCAGAACTTGAACAAACCCATGAAAATAAACCTGGATCTTGAACGAAATTGGGATGGAAAGTCCAGAATTTGAtcaaaaccattaaaataaacCCGGATTTCAAACAAAACCATGAAGACAAGCCTGGAACTTCAACAAACCTGTGAAAATAAACCcagattttgaaaaaatctGGGATGAAAAGCCTGGATTTGGAACAAAACCATGACAATAAACCCAGATTTTGAACAAAACCATGAAGATAAGCCCAGAACTTGAACGAAACCATGAAAATGAACCCAGatttcaaacaaaactgttaaaataagCCCAGAATTTGaacaaaaccattaaaataaacCCGGATTTCGAACAAAATTGGGATGGAAAGCGCAGAATTTGATCAAAACCATGAAAATAAGCCTGGATTTCAAACAAAACCGTGAAGATAAGCTGAGAACTTGAGCAAACCCATGAAAATAAACCCAGACTTTGAAAAAGTTGGGATGAAAAGCCTAGATTTTGAACAAACCCATGAAAATAAGACCAGATTTCAAACAAAACCGTGAAGATAAGCCTGGAACTTCAACATAAGCgtgaaaataaatccagattttgaaaaaatctGGATGAAAAGCCCAGAATTTGATCCAAACCATGAAAATAAACCCGGatttcaaacaaaaccacaaagataAGCTCAGAATTTgaacaaaaccatgaaaataaGACCAGATTTCAAGCAAAACTGTGAAGATAAGCCCAGAACTCGAATGAAACCGTGAAAATAAACCTGGATTTTGAAAAAATCTGGGATGAAGAGCCTCGATTTTGaacaaacacattaaaataatccGGGATTTCAAACAAAGCCGTGAAGATAAGCCCAGAACTCAAATGAAACCGTGAAAATAAACCCAGATTTTGAAAAAGTTGGGATGGAAAGTTCAGAATTTGAACAAAACCATGAAAGTGAGACCAGATTTCAAACAAAACTGTGAAGATAAGCCTGGAACTTCAACATAAGCATGAAAATAAAcccagattttgaaaaaaatctgggatGAAAAGCCTAGATCTTGgaacaaaaccatgaaaataaaCCCAGATTTtgaacaaaaccacaaagataAGCCCAGAATTTGAACGAAACCGTGAAGATAAGCCCGGATTTCGAGCAAAACCGTGAAGATAAGCCCAGCACTTGAACGAAACcgcaaaataaaagagaagtgGGATTAGAAAGCCCGGGTTCCGGGCCACGCGGAGCGTGGCGGCGGGCGTCAGTCCGCTTTC
The sequence above is drawn from the Oxyura jamaicensis isolate SHBP4307 breed ruddy duck unplaced genomic scaffold, BPBGC_Ojam_1.0 oxyUn_random_OJ71230, whole genome shotgun sequence genome and encodes:
- the LOC118159608 gene encoding uncharacterized protein LOC118159608 is translated as MCLFKIEALHPRFFQNPGLFSRFHSSSGLIFTVLLEIWSYFHGFVQILSLSLWFCLKSGFILWVCSSSQLIFTVLFEIQAYFHGFDQILRFPSQFCSKSGFILMVLFKFWAYLHGFVQNLGLLSWFCSKSRLFIPDFFKIWVYFHRFVEVPGLSSWFCLKSGFILMVLIKFWTFHPNFVQDPGLFSWVCSSSELIFVVLFEIQVYFHGFDQILGFPSQFCSKSRFILQFSSYFGHIFLVLFKIRASFPSFVQILGLSSPFCSKSRFFFPILSKIRASPRFPLSSPLTTLMGGKLFKKMNSCTRCT